A single genomic interval of Dromiciops gliroides isolate mDroGli1 chromosome 1, mDroGli1.pri, whole genome shotgun sequence harbors:
- the LOC122738806 gene encoding E3 ubiquitin-protein ligase ARIH2, whose product MSVDMNSQGSDSNEEDYDPNCEEEDEEEDEDPGDIEDYYEGVANDVEQQGADAFDPEEYQFTCLTYKESEGTLNEHMANLATMLKVSHSVAKLVLVNFHWQISEILERHKSNSAQLLVEARVQPSPSKHVMVHSSHHCAVCMQFVRKENLLSLACQHQFCRSCWEQHCTVLVKDGVGVGVSCMAQDCLLRTPEDFVFPLLPSEELKDKYRRYLFRDYVESHYQLQLCPGADCPMVIQVQEPRARRVQCNRCNEVFCFKCRQMYHAPTDCATIRKWLTKCADDSETANYISAHTKDCPKCNICIEKNGGCNHMQCSKCKHDFCWMCLGDWKTHGSEYYECSRYKENPDIVNQSQQAQAREALKKYLFYFERWENHNKSLQLEAQTYQRIHEKIQERVMNNLGTWIDWQYLQNAAKLLAKCRYTLQYTYPYAYYMESGPRKKLFEYQQAQLEAEIENLSWKVERADSYDRGDLENQMHIAEQRRRTLLKDFHDT is encoded by the coding sequence ATGTCTGTGGACATGAATAGCCAGGGATCTGACAGCAATGAAGAGGACTATGACCCAAATTGTGAGGAGGAAGacgaggaagaggatgaggaccCTGGGGATATAGAGGATTATTATGAGGGGGTAGCAAATGATGTCGAACAACAGGGAGCAGATGCCTTTGATCCAGAAGAATACCAGTTTACCTGCCTAACTTACAAGGAGTCAGAGGGCACCCTGAACGAGCACATGGCCAATTTGGCCACTATGTTAAAGGTGTCTCATTCAGTGGCTAAACTTGTATTAGTTAATTTCCACTGGCAAATCTCAGAGATACTGGAAAGACACAAGTCCAATTCTGCTCAGCTGTTAGTTGAGGCCCGAGTTCAGCCCAGTCCATCGAAACATGTAATGGTACATTCCTCCCATCACTGTGCAGTGTGCATGCAGTTTGTTCGAAAGGAAAATTTACTCTCTTTGGCTTGTCAGCACCAGTTTTGCCGAAGCTGTTGGGAGCAGCATTGTACAGTGCTGGTGAAAGACGGTGTAGGAGTTGGGGTCTCCTGTATGGCTCAGGACTGCCTTCTCAGAACACCAGAGGATTTTGTGTTTCCTTTGCTGCCTAGTGAGGAGTTGAAAGACAAATACAGGCGCTACCTCTTCAGGGACTACGTGGAGAGCCATTATCAGCTCCAGCTATGTCCTGGTGCAGACTGCCCCATGGTTATCCAGGTACAGGAGCCTCGAGCTCGACGAGTGCAGTGCAATCGATGCAACGAGGTGTTCTGTTTCAAGTGTCGTCAGATGTATCATGCCCCTACAGACTGCGCCACAATCCGGAAATGGCTCACAAAGTGTGCAGACGACTCAGAAACGGCAAACTACATTAGTGCTCACACTAAAGATTGTCCCAAGTGCAATATCTGTATTGAGAAGAATGGAGGCTGCAATCACATGCAATGTTCTAAGTGTAAACATGATTTCTGCTGGATGTGTCTAGGAGACTGGAAGACCCATGGCAGCGAGTACTACGAGTGCAGTCGGTACAAAGAAAATCCTGATATTGTAAACCAGAGTCAGCAGGCCCAGGCGAGGGAGGCCCTTAAGAAGTACTTGTTCTACTTTGAGAGGTGGGAAAATCATAATAAGAGCTTACAGCTAGAGGCACAGACATATCAACGAATTCATGAGAAGATCCAGGAAAGAGTAATGAACAATCTGGGGACTTGGATCGACTGGCAATACCTGCAGAATGCTGCTAAGCTCCTAGCCAAGTGTCGATATACGCTGCAATACACGTATCCATATGCATACTACATGGAGTCTGGACCGAGGAAGAAGCTGTTTGAGTATCAGCAGGCCCAGCTCGAGGCAGAAATTGAGAACCTGTCATGGAAGGTGGAGCGAGCAGATAGCTATGACAGAGGGGACTTGGAGAATCAGATGCACATAGCTGAGCAGCGGAGGAGAACGCTGCTGAAGGATTTTCATGACACATAA